The Anopheles coluzzii chromosome 2, AcolN3, whole genome shotgun sequence genome window below encodes:
- the LOC120951012 gene encoding UDP-glycosyltransferase UGT5-like — protein MVVGSRSLLGCIALAAVILAGTCRTSSAAKILAVFPSISKTNYLFGQVLFEALAARGHNVTIVSPFEVQYAYENIRQLRITGLFSHIEDYGLHANVFTKRDKSSFYGNTNVIYGTAALADYTLGHPALQELLKNPTETFDLLILDQVLCESLLGLAYHYGVPAVVYSADAPNKYTNEMVGNPHNPAYNPIPSLGYSDRMHLVQRVWNTFVSICEQFNYKYLYLPSQEAVYQRYFARRDLPPLLDLIHNVSLVLVNSHPVINFARPFVPNMIEIGGAHIRQLENTGFSQDVINWVEKAKNGVIYFSMGTNIRSADFPESLREAFVGAFSKLSQVLIIWKWENATLPNQSGNVIIGPWMPQQQLLAHPNVRLHITHGGLLSMMETVHYGKPIVGLPLAGDQEILVNRAIEAGFGLKLDYQNITEEQVLHTINEMLNNSTYRYAALKASRQFREQPLKPMDKVLYYVDYVLKQDSGVNYLRSGALYLSFWPRHVVDVATILVLITMIPVGLFATLIQIILRKTHERKLKNTINTGKAAANGKMAGKAVQKKKN, from the exons ATGGTCGTCGGAAGTAGGTCTCTGCTGGGTTGTATTGCATTGGCGGCTGTCATACTAGCCGGCACGTGCAGAACGTCCAGCGCCGCTAAGATACTGGCCGTGTTTCCGAGCATCAGCAAGACGAACTATCTCTTTGGACAGGTGCTGTTTGAGGCACTCGCAGCCAGAGGTCATAAT GTAACCATCGTAAGCCCGTTTGAGGTGCAGTATGCGTACGAGAACATTCGACAGCTGAGGATAACTGGACTGTTTAGCCACATAGAAG ATTATGGACTCCACGCGAATGTGTTTACCAAGCGTGACAAATCGAGCTTCTATGGCAATACCAATGTCATCTATGGCACCGCCGCACTGGCCGACTATACGCTCGGCCATCCAGCGCTACAGGAGCTGCTAAAGAATCCGACCGAAACCTTCGACCTGCTAATCCTGGATCAGGTGCTGTGTGAAAGTTTACTCGG GTTGGCTTATCATTACGGGGTGCCGGCGGTTGTGTACAGCGCCGATGCCCCCAACAAGTACACGAACGAGATGGTGGGCAACCCGCACAACCCGGCTTACAATCCGATCCCGTCGCTCGGCTACTCCGACCGAATGCATCTGGTGCAGCGCGTGTGGAACACGTTCGTGTCGATCTGCGAGCAGTTTAACTACAAGTACCTGTACCTGCCGTCGCAGGAAGCCGTCTACCAGCGCTACTTTGCGCGGCGCGATCTGCCCCCGCTGCTTGATCTCATTCACAACGTTAGCCTGGTGCTGGTAAACAGCCATCCGGTAATTAACTTCGCGCGTCCGTTCGTGCCGAACATGATTGAGATTGGCGGTGCACACATCCGCCAGCTGGAAAATACGGGCTTCTCGCAGGACGTGATCAATTGGGTAGAGAAGGCAAAGAATGGAGTGATCTACTTCAGCATGGGCACGAACATTCGCTCGGCCGACTTCCCTGAAAGCTTGCGGGAAGCGTTCGTGGGCGCGTTCAGCAAGCTGAGCCAGGTGCTGATCATTTGGAAGTGGGAAAATGCCACTCTGCCCAATCAATCGGGCAATGTGATCATTGGTCCGTGGatgccgcagcagcaactaCTGGCCCATCCGAACGTGCGGTTACACATCACGCACGGTGGACTGCTCAGCATGATGGAAACGGTGCACTATGGCAAACCGATTGTTGGATTGCCGCTGGCTGGAGATCAGGAGATACTGGTAAACCGTGCGATAGAGGCTGGCTTTGGTCTGAAGCTCGACTATCAGAACATAACGGAGGAGCAGGTGCTGCACACGATCAACGAGATGCTTAACAACTCTAC aTATCGTTATGCAGCTTTAAAAGCTTCCCGACAGTTCCGAGAACAACCGCTTAAACCCATGGACAAAGTCCTCTACTACGTTGACTACGTGTTAAAGCAGGATAGTGGCGTTAATTATTTGCGCAGTGGTGCACTGTATCTATCCTTTTGGCCCCGGCACGTCGTAGATGTTGCCACCATACTGGTGCTAATCACCATGATACCGGTGGGACTGTTTGCGACGTTGATTCAGATCATATTGCGAAAGACACACGAGAGAAAGTTGAAGAATACTATAAATACAGGCAAAGCGGCAGCTAATGGGAAAATGGCGGGCAAGgctgtgcaaaagaaaaagaactga